GTTGAAGACATCCCTGGACGGCGATTGACAAAACACATAGGATTGGATTTGTTTGTCTAGTTCTACCAagtcaaaagaagaaaagaaactacTACTATTTCTTGCATTAATTTCAGCATCTCGGAGTTCTATCAACATgatttgttattattattaccaGTAAGCTATGGGATTGGGACGAGATAAAGACAAGAGGGTATACTAGTTGAGATGAGATTGTCTGTGAGTAACGTTTACTGGTGTTGTGATACGACAAACAAGATGCCATCACAAGTACAACAACACAGGATAGCAAGAAAATATTAGTGGCCGGGGCTGAGACTACTCATTTTTTAAATAGTTGATAATTCCTTTTAGGCATTCTGGTTGATCAAGAAAAGTATGATTTAATAGTTAAAAGAGTTTCtcgataaattaattttaacacataaaaatcatattataaataacatgtATTGAATATTAGTTGTATTGTAAAAATATTCATTGATTGACTAGTTTTTAACATGTTCCATCATATCATAGATAagtctccaaaaaaaaaaaagtctcttGCTCTTAATGGAAATATGGAATTCATTGTATCCAAAGGAAAAgattcattttttttgaaattgcaaAGGAAAAGATTCTTAAGAAGGACTGTATATACTATATACATTGTGTAGAGAACTTTTGGGTTTGGTCCTGGGCTCGTGTATTGCTTTCCTCAAAACGAAGGTGCATGTGCTTCCATTCTTCCATTCCATGATGTGGCTGGCCATTTTCATAGATCATAGTTGATAGCATGAATCTGCACCGGAAAGTGACGTGAACCTTACAAAGAGGATTAATTGATGAGTATAATCCAGTATTCTGGGCTCCCTCAACATGTGAAAGTCATAAAGAAAAAGCAAATAATACATAACTTTTAGCCTTTTTATAATAAGTTTTCTTAGATTTAGCTATTTGTATTTCACATTATAATCGAAAATTAATGGTAACCTAGCTTTAACAATGATAATAACCAATTATGAAGGTCCCATGCTTATAATAGTCTGCACTTTCTGCCATAATATATAACTTCATTGCTTATGCTTGTCTATCTTTTTCCTAATAATCATGTACATCATGATAATattttttcagaatttttttccttttcatataAATTATTGAGTAGATAATTCTGGAAAGTAAagaatatttttaattcatataATATTTCATTGATTTTAAGAAACTATAGTTGATTTAATTGATTTGGTATATTAAAAACTTCAATACATGTCTACATGAAAAGATCAGTAATGAGTTCATGGATTCAAAAAGTGGTGTATCTAAAGGGGTTGATAGGGTTACGACACTTCAAtaactttctttttttttattgatactATGTACTTTTACatagattttatttttatttttaacttgtCGCCAAAACCTCAGGAGATAAAACTATAATAAAAGCAGAAGTCGCCACTGCAATGCCCTCCTTCATagttacaaaagaaaaacacattGGATGTTTGTTATGTTTATAAAGTATTAAATGAATTACATTTTCACTTGATGTTTCTTCTAAAAGGAGTATTTTAAATTTGTAGCTTGTTGGAGAATATAACAATAATTTTTTGCCAATAAaagtttatttataataatacaataagatttgagaataaaaaaatatttatagtaAAGCTTAAAATATTTGCTTTATAAGTACAAAATCAGTAAATAGCTAGTAATTTAATCTATGATAAATATTTGTTTAAAATTATATCCATATATGATTAAATGAATCAGATTTTTCTTTTATGAACTAAATtaaacttttatatatatactgAAATTATTATTTACTCATAGGTAGATAAGCCACGCGCTTAGGCGGCAGTAGTTTCAAAAAGGATAGGGATATAGAGCGGGTCACCCGCTAGTTGACATGTTGCCAATCACAGCCACGCCACGTGGACTCATTTCACGGCTCTTTCTAGTTGGATTGGCCGTCTATTGCCCGTGAAGTGGGTCCCTTCAAGGACGCTCTTGTGGGCTCTCTCCGAACCTACCTGCTTTGGTTCCGAACCACCCATTTGAATTTTTTCGAACGTTATCAATATCATCGCCATGctctttaatttaatttaatcttTGTTAGACACTGCTTTTTGTCTATTTAATTTAAGTGTCACTCACTTCTGTAAGATCTCAAATTTATACTATAAAAGAGAAAGATGTGCTATGTTAATTTTCAATGCATATTTAGAAACACTTGTATAATTAATTCTAAAGTTACATTGCATGCTGAATGGTTTTTAAATgtcaaaatttattgaaatatacTAATTAAGCCTACGAAAGAGATTAGggttatgtttgacatgtcatttcagctagcttataacttatttgactagcttaaaccttatttgactagcttaaaagctctataaaaatgtttggtgaaggagcttatttcagtagcttaaagctttaagctataagctatctgaggtagcttatagcttaaagcttatagcttattgaatttattgtcatttttatccttattattttattaaaattccaccatataggtattaatgttaaaataaaataagtaaaaattaatattatatttttaagatgattttttttgttccttCGAAAAacctatttttaagatgataaataaattgagttaaagtaaaatatttaaagttataataattttaatattaataatctataggtattaatgtgaaaataaagtaatgttaaatataaaaataattatacaagtatgcccttttatgtcattttacaatttctgctgttcaacagctagttttaccaaacacttttgttataattacgtagtttttcagctttcagctagcttatcaactTTCAGCTATGAGCTAGCTTTTCATTTATGAGctagtttttcagctttcagctagcttatcagctaaacgtgccaaacatagcctagaTGCAATTGACGATAGTGATTTTAATTTCATCATTATTAATAATTTGAATCATGCGGATGGTAACTATTCTCCAACAACCGAAAGAGAACGGCTACCAAAGTGTGTGTGATTGCAATATGTTGCCCTTCCTTTTCATGTTATACTAATAATATGGCTTTTTTAAATGCTTGCTTTCAAACTTTTTAACTTAATAACTCAAGCCACTTTTGTGTGAGGATTGtttgagaagagagaaagagagtgggGAGAAAGTGAAGCCACTTTTATTTGATGAAATTAAAATCATCATTAATTTTTGTATtaattgaataaataaataaaattaaaccagTTGTGAGATGAGAAAACTTAACATGGTTAAGTTTTTTTGCAAGAGCATGTCAATCCACTGCATTTACACATTATTTGTGTGAGGGTGTTAAATATGTTTTCACTTGAGAAGACTAAgtttattattttcttctttaatttgcttcaaaaaagttaattaattctTCTCGATCATTCTAATGTTTCTTTATATCGGTAgcataatattataatatatagaaaaataatGAGACGATCATCTCAGTGGTTGTGGCTACCATCATGCCATGGCTCTTAAATTATACACTTAAATTTGTTTAACAATAAAAGGCTACGTCAACAACCAATGTAACCTAAACACATTTGTTTATACGTGGAATATTCATATATATCTTCCATTTTTTACGTAATCCTTAAACCGGTAACTTGgaataaaagagaagaaaataatttCAGAGGTGACAAAGGCAAGCCTTCATGTGACCAAAGTCGGTTCTTAATAAAGTTGGTGGGAGGATGAGGACAGATTCATATTCATGAGTCTCAATGGAACAGTAGAAGGAACACATGATGACATGATAATAATGTCTTAAAATCAAAAGCAGGGTCATTAACTATACATGGTTGGCCACTTCATAATTACCAGCACAGTAAGCATCATATTTATAAAAGCTACATGCTGAATCCCAGCAGGGAACTTATAAATTCTTGATAGTTTAGTTTAACCCGAATTTGAATATTCCTTCAATTggttaaacaatttttttttataaaattaaccaCAAACATCCTTCCATCTCTTAAGTTTATTCCAAATTAAATCATTTTCTTAACAAAGTTGTTAACCTTGGGCCTTGAATTTTTCAATGATCGTAGGAAAtccaaaatatttataaaactcTCTATGGCCTTTACATTTATCAGTTGTACAAGCTCACTATTAATTCCAAGACTAAGCACATTTTAGCTAAAAGGAAATTAAACTGAGATTTATCAAAGTTTATCTTATGATCAGATTTCAGAAGCTCATGAATGGGCTTCAAGGATACTAGAGATATGATTGGCCTCTTGGATGGTTGCTCTAGAAACCTCAACTGAAATTCATTTCATTTACATTAACTATTCATTATTTAATGATTAATTAcatcaaaaaaaattcacatagatGTTATGTTAAGATGATCTACGTCAATTTGATTTGCTATTATTTATTGGATGACAGGTTAATGATTGGATCAAAtctatttaattttgaaaaatataggAACTCAATTAGAGTAATAAAAACCATGAGGACCAAAACGAAAATTCCTGAAATTGTAGGGATATATAAGAAATGCAACAACATTtcacaccttttttttttaactcaagcAAAAACACAAACAAAATGAAATGTGTTATTGTTTGCTcctaataaatataaatactcCTTAAGTAATGTTTTGGGTTTCAAGTCTTGTGAATAGAAAAAATCACCGTTGAAAGGATTAGCACCATTATGTAAATATTTCCGGCTTGAACGTGATTCCCTTCGAATGAGATacatgtaagaaaaaaaaaatcaatggtcAAACAGCAACAGAATATTTAGGAGAGGAAAAAGAAGTGAATGGAGTGCACGCGCCGTGAAACGAAGCGACCGCTTGTTTGGGAAACAAACAACAAATCCAACAGAACACAAGTTTAGTTTGAAACAGGGAAGGGGAGGTTTGGAACTAGGTTCGGAGTGAAAGAGAAAAGGTAACACATCAGTGACTGACTACGAgtatataaaataaaacaaatgaaAGAGAACTAACTAGCTGTTGTGGTCTACGAGTACCACCACTTTTGTAATGTATACACAGAAAAAAGTGCTAAAGAATGTTATGTCATGAGTGTGATTTGTGAATTGCCATCAACAACTCCTAACAGGGAAACAaatctcaacaacaacaacactcaATTGCGTGTATGATCAAGCATAGTATCTGACAGATGGAAACAAAGAGAATCATCAACTTTGATCTAAAAACGGAAAATGAATGAGATTGTAATCTGAGTGCAATCTTGATCAGATGAATTGTTCAGCTTAGTCTCTGCTTGTGAGGTGAGGGATTAGTTTTTGGTCCCTTTCAGGTGTTTCAGTTATGGCAGCAGAGGCGGCAACATTGTCGTTTTCAGTGGCTTCAGTCATGGAGGATGTCCTTCAACAACATGGTCATCGCCTCAAGGATCTTGATTTGGAATCTAGGAAAGCTCAAGAAGCTGGTACATTCCCattatttttctgggttttcatCAAAATTCAGTTTTTAAATTGTTGCCAATAGTAATAACTTTTTGCATCTATGATCTATACCTTTTTTGCATTGCCAGTTATTTGAATGTGTCtgtttatatgttttttttctcttttgatgGTTGCTTTTACTGAACATCCATATGAGTTTCAGTTTCTTCTGGAAGAAAAAAATATCTGAATTTTGTATCAGTTGTATCCTGAAATGGAAAATCTTTGATACGCAGCATCCAGAAGATATGAGGCAGCAGGGTGGTTGAGAAGAATGGTTGGCGTTGTCGGAGCTAAAGACTTACCAGCTGAGCCCTCTGAGGAGGAGTTTAGGCTTGGTTTGAGAAGTGGGATTATCCTATGTAATGTTATTAATAAGGTTCAATCCGGGGCTGTACCTAAGGTGAGCTAGATCATAGTTTATGTTAAATTACTCAGGTTTCAGTTATTGTTTGTCTATGTTTTACAATTTACAATGTATTATTGTTGTAAGGTTGTGGAGAGTCCTGTTGATTCTGCAATGATCCTTGATGGGGCACCATTATCCGCATATCAGTATTTTGAAAACGTGAGGAATTTCCTCGTGGCTGTCCAAGAAATTGGACTTCCTACCTTTGAGGCATCTGATCTTGAACAAGTATGTCAAGCATTAGTTTAGATACTTGTGAATTCAATTGTTAACGATCCAGACCAGATTATTCGCTAGCACTTCGAATTTGCAAACTCAAAAGTTTAATAGTGTGTTTTTTTCTGaattatttgttattttcaGGGAGGAAAATCATCCAGGATTGTGAACTGTGTCTTGGCACTTAAATCCTATAGTGAATGGAAACAGAACGGGGCAAATGGTGTGTGGAAATTTGGTGGAGCTCTCAAGCCCACCATCTCTGCAAAAACTTTAGTGAGAAAAAACTCAGAACCATTTACTAATTCCTTGGCAAGGACTTCATCAATCAATGAGAAATCTCTTGCTACTCTTAACTCTGACATGGAGTCTAATAAAATGGTAGGTGAGCTTGATTTTTCAACATTTATACCTGCTAGAGATTTGTCTAGCTGAACAAAAAGAATAACTCATGGAATTTTTACATTTCTATTTTTGCAGTCTGGTTCCCATTCCTTGAGTATGCTTGTTCGTTCAATTTTATTAGATAAGAAGCCAGAAGAAGTTCCAATGGTAAGGGGATATTTAGTTCTATATGTTTCACAACTGAATTTCATCAATCAAGTTATACCTTGCAGAGtacttgagagttgagacacTTTAACCTCTACTTCGTTAAAATGTATTTGAAAATTCTAACATTATGATGAAAGGGTACTCTTGGTTTGTCTGGCCACTGCTGTTACTTTAAAGAGTATCATGCCATCATGATTGTGTGCCCTAATTGCGGAAGAGTTCATAGCTCTATCACTAGTCTCaccatttgagttgaaactgttTGCTTTTaagtaatatttttcttttgctgcATGGAACAGCTGGTTGAATCTGTCTTGAATAAGGTTGTAGAGGAATTTGAGCAGCGTATCGCTAGCCAAGGTGAACAGGTATGtcacttttaagttttaaccatGTAGTAATGTTTGGGTGGTCATATTAGTGCTATTAAGCCATTACAAGAGAATACTTGTCCTTGCTGAAATTTATTTTCATCACAAGCTGTCCTGATTTTTTCTTTGTCATGCAACTTACAGATGAAAACAGCTTCAAGAGATTCTACTTCTGAAAGCAACGGGTCTGTTTCAAAGTTTGTTATGGAAGACAAAAAGGTGGCATGAATACGCCTCATTAGCCATGTTTAACATGTTCCAGGAGGACATTGATGAAACTTGAAAAATCCTTAATTCTTACAGTCATCTATTTGTGATTGATTAGGTAGAGAACAAAATTCATACGGTAACAAGAAAAGAGGATTGTATTCGTAAAAATTGTGTGGCTGCTGGGGAATTGCAGAGCCAACTTCTGAAGCAGCAAATGCTCTTTGACCAACAGCAAAGAGATATTCAAGTAAGGCATAAGAGATGATATGCACCATTTTAATCTCTGGATTCTTTCACTGCATTAGTTAAATACTTGCGTTCCTTATGTTTATGTAGGAGCTAAAGCATATTCTGCACACCACTAAAGGGGGTATGCAGCTCATGCAAGTGAAATTTCATGAGGAGTTTTCCAATCTTGGTAAGGATTTTGTGATTAAATCATTAtaagttttttctattgtttcCGTCCTTTCTTTGTTAGTTTGTGGTGGGTGGATGATATTTTACATCTTATATTATATGTaacttcatttatttttcttgtagGTATGCACATCCATGGCTTAGCTCATGCTGCTTCTGGCTATCACAAAGTTCTTGAAGAAAACCGCAAACTATACAATCAAGTCCAGGATCTTAAGGGTAATAACATTTAGGGTTGGCTGGTTTCTTTAAGACTTACTCCCATTCATGCCTTTGTAAGTTTTTTCCCCCAAAATTGAAGTAAGGTGAGAAGTTTTGCTTGATCAGGAAGTATTCGGGTGTACTGTCGAGTAAGGCCTTTCTTTCCCGGACAAACAAGCCATTTGAGCTCAGTAGAAAATATAGAAGATGGAACTCTTACAGTTAATATCCCTTCAAAGAATGGGAAGGGGCACAGGTCCTTCAATTTCAACAAAGTATTTGGACCATCTGCAACCCAAGGTTGGTTTTGTTTGCAGTATTAAgtttctcaaaattttcaacaaagatttataatatttttggtGTAATTGAAAATTTATTTCGTATGTTTGCAGCTGAGGTCTTCTTGGATATGCAGCCACTTATTAGATCTGTTCTTGATGGTTATAATGTTTGCATATTTGCATATGGCCAAACAGGATCAGGAAAAACTCACACCATGGTATGATGCACTTTAGCTGTCTTtgggaaaaataataaaaaaatttaataacttTTTGCTGATTTATGTTTCTTACATGTAGACTGGACCAAAGGAGATCACAGAGAAAACCCAAGGAGTAAATTACAGGGCTTTAAGCGATTTATTTCATATAGCAGATCAAAGAAAGGACACTTTCCAATATGATGTTTCTGTACAAATGATGGAGATATATAATGAGCAAGTGAGGGATCTGCTGGTCACTGATGGAACAAACAAAAGATATCCTTTTGCCAATTATTTGATTGTCTTTGGGAAAAGGTCATAAATCTTTACATACCTTCAGGTCTTGTATAACCTCAATATTATAAAACATACTTAACATTAGCTGGTGCTTTAGATTAATTGAATGAATATTGGTTAACCTCTCACAATGCAAACAATCCTTAATCATGATGTTTGCCCTTGACCATTAATACATTAGAAATTCATAGTAGTTCTCACAAAGGACTCAGTGTGCCAAATGCTAGCCTTGTCCCTGTGTCATCGACTGTTGATGTTATTGAACTAATGAACCTTGGGCAACGGAACCGTGCAGTTGGAGCAACAGCTCTTAACGACCGCAGTAGCCGATCTCATAGGTATTTCTAATCCATTTTCCTTTTATCCACTACTTTTTTCGTGATGGTATTTCTTAGACAGAGTTAACCTTTGTCTTCTTAAAACATCAATTTGGCAGTTGCTTAACTGTTCATATTCAAGGAAGAGATTTGACATCTGGAGCTATCCTTCGTGGATGCATGCATTTGGTTGACTTAGCAGGAAGTGAGAGGGTAGATAAATCTGAAGCCACAGGAGACAGACTAAAAGAGGCACAGCATATTAACAAGTCACTTTCAGCTTTGGGGGATGTCATTGCTTCCCTTGCTCAGAAAAACTCACATGTTCCTTATAGAAATAGTAAACTCACACAGTTGCTCCAAGATTCACTTGGTAAGATTTAAAAAGTTGGGTTTGCCAGCTATATTCTTTTCTGATCAGGAGTTATACAATTCTTTTGAATTCTCATAATGTTGGTTGGGTCTATTTCAGGAGGAAAGGCAAAGACACTAATGTTTGTTCACATAAGTCCAGAGAGTGACGCTATTGGAGAAACATTAAGTACCTTAAAATTTGCAGAAAGAGTTGCTACAGTTGAACTCGGTGCTGCCCGAGTAAACAAAGATAGTACTGCAGATGTTAAAGAGCTCAAAGAACAGGTTGATATTCACTTCTAACCTCTGGttcttcataatattaatcTTAGTAATTTGTTTTCCACTTCAATTATTAgtatgtttggatcagtttCTATTTCTTCAGAATCAACTCTGAAACTCATAAGCTACTCATAGAAGCTTCttcccagaattgattttggtttcaaaatcaattgtaaaatgatttccaaacatgcactatacTATATCATGTCTAACCATTGAATTGTGATTCAGATTGCAAGCCTTAAGGCAGCATTGGCAAGAAAGGAAGAAGGGGAATCAGAATATTCTTTATCCGGAAGCTCAGACAAATACAGGACAAAGGCTAGCGAGCTATCACCTTATCATGTAAACCAGCGAGCTGCAGATATTGGCGATCAGCCTGGATGCCGGCGACCAATGGTTGAAGTTGGGAACATAGAGGTATGCAAATTTCATTGCACCACAACAAACTTGCTTATACTAGTAGAAGTTCAAAACTCATGACCAAGCCAGGCCAAGACATGCATGAAATGTTTCAAGACAccatttttagttttttcaaGTACTATTGCAGGCATTGTACTAAATATTGGATTGAGAGAATATGACTTCATTGCATTCACTGTTAAGATTTCGGCTGTCATGCAAAAATTTATATGGTTATTACTATCCTTGTTTAACTTGGATGGGATTTGAACTATTCATATCCTGCAGCTTCAGAGTAATACCAAGTTGAGGCACAAAACTCAGGgctttgattttgatgagataTCAGCAAATTCACCGCCCTGGCCCCCAGTGAATGTTCAGAGCTATGGGGAGGATGACAGAGAAACAGGTTATGGAGATTGGGTGGATAAGGTCATGGTAAACAAGCAAGACATGAACAAAACTGAGAACCTCTTGGGATGTTGGCAATCAACCAATGGGAACTTGTCACAGGCATTTTATCAGCAATATCTCCAAGATTCTTCCAATGACATGGATGAACTTGATGCTGCAACCAGTGATTCCTCGGAACCTGACTTGCTTTGGCAATTTAATCACTCCAAACTTAACAGTGTGACTAATGGGATGGGATCAAAGATAATATCTGTCTCAAAGGCACCAAAAACCCCAGAACTGAAGTAATGCAAAAACTGTTTCTATATCAGATTAATTTCTTCTGTCTAATAGAGGATGTTAACAAAGTTTTTGCATTATTTTCAGCAAGAATGTTGTTCATTCTTCTCTTGGTGCTTCTGCTTCACCTTCGCTGAGACGATCAAATAGTGCCTCACATCGAACAGGAAGGCATCCAGCTTCAGTTGACGCGAAACGGAAAACTGGGAGTCGAAAGTAAACACGTGTAATTATAAACGTACAAAGagtgattttttattattttgtttttcaaattttgtgagagggagaggagagaacTTTTgctataattttcatttttgtatTGTTTGTAATTTGTAATTACAGAGATAATGGAGCAATGATGTCTGTTGCTTTGCTT
This is a stretch of genomic DNA from Lotus japonicus ecotype B-129 chromosome 1, LjGifu_v1.2. It encodes these proteins:
- the LOC130731074 gene encoding kinesin-like protein KIN-14I codes for the protein MAAEAATLSFSVASVMEDVLQQHGHRLKDLDLESRKAQEAASRRYEAAGWLRRMVGVVGAKDLPAEPSEEEFRLGLRSGIILCNVINKVQSGAVPKVVESPVDSAMILDGAPLSAYQYFENVRNFLVAVQEIGLPTFEASDLEQGGKSSRIVNCVLALKSYSEWKQNGANGVWKFGGALKPTISAKTLVRKNSEPFTNSLARTSSINEKSLATLNSDMESNKMSGSHSLSMLVRSILLDKKPEEVPMLVESVLNKVVEEFEQRIASQGEQMKTASRDSTSESNGSVSKFVMEDKKVENKIHTVTRKEDCIRKNCVAAGELQSQLLKQQMLFDQQQRDIQELKHILHTTKGGMQLMQVKFHEEFSNLGMHIHGLAHAASGYHKVLEENRKLYNQVQDLKGSIRVYCRVRPFFPGQTSHLSSVENIEDGTLTVNIPSKNGKGHRSFNFNKVFGPSATQAEVFLDMQPLIRSVLDGYNVCIFAYGQTGSGKTHTMTGPKEITEKTQGVNYRALSDLFHIADQRKDTFQYDVSVQMMEIYNEQVRDLLVTDGTNKRLEIHSSSHKGLSVPNASLVPVSSTVDVIELMNLGQRNRAVGATALNDRSSRSHSCLTVHIQGRDLTSGAILRGCMHLVDLAGSERVDKSEATGDRLKEAQHINKSLSALGDVIASLAQKNSHVPYRNSKLTQLLQDSLGGKAKTLMFVHISPESDAIGETLSTLKFAERVATVELGAARVNKDSTADVKELKEQIASLKAALARKEEGESEYSLSGSSDKYRTKASELSPYHVNQRAADIGDQPGCRRPMVEVGNIELQSNTKLRHKTQGFDFDEISANSPPWPPVNVQSYGEDDRETGYGDWVDKVMVNKQDMNKTENLLGCWQSTNGNLSQAFYQQYLQDSSNDMDELDAATSDSSEPDLLWQFNHSKLNSVTNGMGSKIISVSKAPKTPELNKNVVHSSLGASASPSLRRSNSASHRTGRHPASVDAKRKTGSRK